A stretch of the Aegilops tauschii subsp. strangulata cultivar AL8/78 chromosome 4, Aet v6.0, whole genome shotgun sequence genome encodes the following:
- the LOC109741724 gene encoding protein MOS2, with protein sequence MEKEKKLSFSIPSKLRPPKPPRPAAGADSSAASGNSASAAAAPAQQFVTEFDPSQTLAAGAASAVIAPLPNSGHFLNHRSRKPSSLPTPEEEAALAASTAGGPTFVLDTSEAPDNPSSHIGYGLTRRGADADAEADATEPGKTQSSKESEKKSTSPARDGGSSGDLMLRRYKEDMASLPDHRGIDEFEEVPVEGFGAALLAGYGWSEGKGLGRNNKEDTKVVEYNRRAGTLGLGYDPSEADPKKTRSGDWVIGGKKPTENGGKKSAENGNAKKRDRDKEDRVRERDSSSRQKRSGDLRAEREVREKERKSRDSREEKSSRDVGNKVRWLQSNIRVRVVNERFSRRLYLQKAKIVDVVGPTTCDIMMDDGSELVQGVEQDMLETVLPRTNGQVLVLCGKHKGVYGHLVEKNSEAETAVVEDADTKDMVRVKYDQIAEYVGDPELLGH encoded by the coding sequence ATGGAGAAGGAGAAGAAGCTGTCCTTCTCCATCCCTTCCAAGCTCAGGCCGCCCaagccgccccgccccgccgccggcgctgaTTCCTCCGCCGCCAGCGGCAACTCCGCTTCCGCGGCCGCTGCCCCCGCCCAGCAATTCGTCACCGAGTTCGATCCGTcgcaaaccctagccgccggcgCCGCGTCCGCCGTCATCGCGCccctccccaactccggccactTCCTCAACCACCGCTCCCGCAAACCCTCCTCCCTCCCGACCCCCGAGGAGGAGGCCGCGCTTGCCGCCTCCACCGCCGGTGGCCCCACATTCGTGCTCGACACCTCCGAGGCCCCCGACAACCCCTCCTCCCACATAGGCTATGGCCTCACCCGACGCGGCGCCGACGCCGACGCTGAGGCTGACGCCACGGAGCCGGGTAAGACGCAGTCTTCCAAGGAATCAGAGAAGAAGTCGACCTCTCCAGCCAGAGATGGCGGCTCCAGCGGTGACCTTATGCTGCGACGGTACAAGGAAGACATGGCCAGCCTCCCGGACCACCGTGGTATAGACGAGTTTGAGGAGGTGCCTGTGGAGGGCTTCGGTGCTGCTCTCCTTGCTGGTTACGGCTGGTCGGAAGGCAAAGGGCTCGGCCGCAATAACAAGGAAGATACCAAGGTTGTTGAGTATAACCGCCGTGCCGGTACGCTGGGATTAGGCTACGACCCTTCTGAGGCAGATCCTAAGAAGACTCGCTCCGGCGACTGGGTTATTGGTGGAAAGAAGCCGACAGAGAATGGTGGAAAGAAGTCCGCCGAGAATGGAAATGCAAAGAAGAGAGATAGGGACAAGGAAGACAGAGTCCGGGAGAGGGATTCAAGTTCCCGACAGAAGAGATCTGGTGATCTTAGGGCCGAGAGGGAGGttcgagagaaagagagaaaatCTCGGGATAGTCGAGAAGAAAAGAGTAGCCGCGATGTTGGTAACAAAGTGCGCTGGTTACAGAGCAATATTAGGGTTAGAGTGGTTAATGAGAGGTTCAGCAGAAGGTTGTACCTGCAGAAGGCAAAAATTGTTGATGTGGTTGGACCAACGACATGTGACATAATGATGGATGATGGGTCAGAGCTTGTGCAGGGGGTGGAGCAGGATATGCTTGAAACAGTCCTGCCACGGACAAACGGGCAAGTGCTTGTGCTCTGTGGGAAGCACAAGGGGGTGTATGGGCATCTGGTAGAGAAGAATTCAGAGGCAGAGACTGCAGTAGTGGAGGATGCCGATACAAAAGACATGGTGCGTGTGAAATATGATCAGATTGCAGAGTACGTTGGGGACCCAGAATTGCTTGGGCATTGA
- the LOC141021902 gene encoding secreted RxLR effector protein 161-like, with product MGMMGCRAAPTPIEQNHQVIAQSGELVNKEDYQKLVGRLLYLCHTRPDITYAVGVVSRYMHEPRSGHLDIVQRILRYLKGTPGKGLWFGKSGHLEVDGYSDSDWASCQDDRRSTSGYCVFVGGNLVSWRSKKQPVVSRSTAEAEYRALSQRLCEMLWVKYLLSELKLLRKGPLKVWCDNQSAIAIANNPVQHDRTKHVEIDRFFIKEKLDAGIISLTHVSSGQQFADCLTKGLGTKDCNLACDKMGMIDIYHPS from the coding sequence ATGGGCATGATGGGGTGTCGTGCTGCCCCTACTCCGATTGAACAAAATCATCAAGTGATAGCACAATCAGGAGAGCTAGTGAATAAGGAAGATTATCAGAAATTGGTTGGGAGGTTATTGTACTTGTGTCATACCAGGCCTGACATTACATATGCCGTCGGGGTGGTGAGCAGATACATGCATGAACCAAGGAGTGGGCATCTTGATATTGTGCAGAGAATCCTGAGATACTTGAAGGGGACTCCGGGTAAAGGGTTGTGGTTTGGGAAGAGTGGACATCTTGAGGTGGATGGCTATAGTGACTCTGACTGGGCCAGTTGTCAAGATGATAGAAGATCCACTTCTGGCTACTGCGTGTTTGTGGGAGGAAATTTGGTGTCTTGGAGAAGCAAGAAACAGCCGGTTGTGTCTAGATCAACAGCAGAAGCTGAGTATAGAGCATTATCTCAAAGGTTGTGTGAGATGCTCTGGGTGAAGTACCTACTGAGTGAGTTGAAACTTCTGAGGAAGGGACCCTTGAAGGTGTGGTGTGACAATCAGTCAGCTATAGCCATTGCTAATAACCCAGTTCAACATGATAGGACAAAGCATGTGGAAATTGATCGCTTCTTCATTAAGGAGAAACTTGATGCTGGGATCATCAGCCTTACTCATGTCAGCTCTGGGCAGCAGTTTGCAGATTGCTTGACAAAGGGACTGGGAACAAAGGACTGTAACTTGGCGTGTGACAAGATGGGAATGATAGATATCTACCACCCATCTTGA